One window of Amaranthus tricolor cultivar Red isolate AtriRed21 chromosome 13, ASM2621246v1, whole genome shotgun sequence genomic DNA carries:
- the LOC130798103 gene encoding uncharacterized protein LOC130798103, which yields MLVLSQPPVSSNRCCNSCTSSSSSSISSSFKFSHSKPVITLFPKRNLKSKFTIKTRFPLTIAKSSDVSDPVTKQSAPSSSFPNNDTVFVGPDSVPLEGVIQIDKPSSSRFQKWGQVALLAGGDVLALLMFAAIGRFSHGFSVFDPETLRTADPFIAGWFLSAYFLGGYSEDGRGMNGWNKAIFAVAKSWAVGIPMGLGIRALTASHLPPTNFILVTLGSTAVLLIGCRTLLYQILPRDKSKKDDMYKRGSPFELFELLTSLVRRW from the exons ATGCTGGTTCTAAGCCAACCACCAGTTTCCAGCAATAGATGCTGCAATTCCTgcacttcatcatcttcttcatcaatctcttcttccttcaaattctccCATTCAAAACCTGTCATTACACTTTTTCCCAAACGCAATCTTAAATCCAAATTTACAATTAAAACTCGATTTCCTCTCACTATTGCTAAATCTTCCGATGTTTCTGACCCTGTTACTAAACAATCTGCACCTTCATCTTCTTTCCCCAATAACGATACTGTTTTTGTTGGCCCAGATTCTGTTCCTCTTGAAGGGGTTATCCAAATAGATAAGCCATCTTCTTCTCGTTTTCAGAAATGggg GCAGGTTGCATTATTAGCAGGTGGAGATGTTTTAGCTCTGCTTATGTTTGCTGCAATTGGAAGGTTTAGCCATGGTTTTTCTGTTTTTGACCCTGAAACACTGCGTACTGCTGATCCTTTCATTGCGG GTTGGTTTCTTAGTGCATACTTCCTCGGAGGTTATAGTGAGGATGGCCGAGGAATGAATGGTTGGAATAAGGCAATTTTTGCAGTTGCCAAATCATGGGCCGTGGGTATACCA ATGGGGTTGGGTATACGCGCGTTGACTGCATCACATTTGCCTCCCACCAATTTTATTTTGGTGACTCTAGGAAGCACAGCAGTTCTGCTGATTGGTTGTAGGACGCTATTGTATCAAATTCTTCCACGCGACAAGAGCAAGAAAGATGATATGTACAAAAGGGGAAGTCCATTTGAACTTTTTGAG CTGCTGACATCACTGGTTAGGAGGTGGTGA
- the LOC130798840 gene encoding transcription factor DIVARICATA-like — protein sequence MQNNTKVHKTYKKLSFTRFLSDYSDSLFSQMILDSSPFQFNTTWTKEENKQFEKALAIFDDNTPERWSRIAGMIPGKSVRDVIKQYEELLEDVTDVEAGLVPSPGYLASSPFTLEWDVTLSDNIQTAQTSLGNQNN from the exons ATGCAAAACAATACTAAAGTACACAAAACATATAAG AAGCTTTCTTTCACACGATTTCTATCAGATTATTCTGATTCTCTTTTCTCTCAAATGATTCTAGATTCAAGTCCATTTCAATTT AACACAACATGGACTAAAGAAGAAAATAAGCAATTTGAGAAAGCACTTGCAATTTTTGATGATAATACTCCTGAAAGATGGTCAAGAATTGCTGGTATGATTCCTGGTAAATCTGTTAGAGATGTAATTAAACAATATGAAGAATTATTAGAAGATGTTACTGATGTTGAAGCTGGGTTAGTTCCAAGTCCTGGTTATCTTGCTTCTTCTCCTTTCACATTGGAATGG GATGTAACACTAAGTGACAATATTCAGACTGCGCAGACAAGCTTAGGTAATCAAAATAACTAG